In a single window of the Nymphalis io chromosome 20, ilAglIoxx1.1, whole genome shotgun sequence genome:
- the LOC126776473 gene encoding uncharacterized protein LOC126776473 isoform X5, with product MQGGFVGGICFLACLLSLGVKSQNVLSSQDQFDATNGAEQASQWDAQGELDARSSAYASPSVSPASALASAKAGDYGTKESPYNYPYVDPNSALAKALAGGVIPYGTENFKSADPQAENIENDELVSHSFDYMKAGPESLSQTAANNEQLGLLSSGTQSNTQLLSKEDNIPRSAQEEDEGLTSKWGGYDAGLFTGAVSRVITQDNFIIPNTIPGGENIIACTEENQIHTLWTPVLQCLVCVCVREGWYLKAVCVSCNKCDEPLPPMPVPPPQPFIPTPPPRPDSQASCAPLPENVPFQNPLNPCQICICKRSFNVFGQPDVLIQCEENPQCIPPQPDVIPIPPPPVPPQPLPLSPCERYPLDTLFPHPLEACVICKCVLEAKPFSPPEKDLVCMPDPQCNMPDIIPLPPLPNPSPAPMPQPQPFIPPDIEPIPWPPIVPNKPKPPSPLPGPPPHESCRPYPPDQPFQHPWDECQICVCSEIYGPNVINIEVNCYTKPSCCIEPPITDPNALPFNSGSQVMTLDPMCEYQSLSVDFTHPKDVCKICHCEMFTNMIVPICRPTKDPGCNVGPGIPNAHRDIIYLEPRCRYRAPHETFVIDCQVCSCQAVFQYVISRCNPIPNCGAPYYPSIGSEGNADAFAQSIALSNSMGSQAYSDALASSLSQTGPANPPQLINPSLSSLPYPPDSLSTAQAQAAAMANTQSGGLYGNYHMYPGSSSQSIAQAQAEASANTQSDWVSPFGQLTVLPGTSGESNAQAQAEAIANAQNSGLNGLYDNFPYNFGSNSQSNAQAQALANAQASGLSPYGISPYSFGGNNQATAEAQAAANAIQLLGLSPASNIFPYTASGPSQSSAQAQAEAIANSQGSQSFTQAQAEALANAQTNNYGQYPSLPYLPSSNQANAEANAFAASQLNPSLYGFPGSGANNLYQPALQGWDSSSQALANAQSVAQAQNSATAQSLAQESILSGRPLIKSANNEEDDTIAAEK from the exons ATGCAGGGGGGCTTTGTTGGAGGTATATGCTTCCTTGCCTGTCTGTTATCTTTGGGTGTCAAAAGTCAAAATGTACTAAGTTCTCAAGATCAATTTG ATGCTACAAATGGAGCTGAACAAGCCAGTCAATGGGATGCCCAAGGGGAATTAGATGCAAGGAGCTCAGCTTATGCTAGTCCAAGTGTCTCTCCAGCAAGTGCTCTAGCTTCAGCAAAGGCAGGGGATTACGGCACCAAAGAATCTCCATATAATTACCCTTATGTAGATCCTAACTCTGCATTGGCGAAGGCTCTTGCAGGGGGAGTAATCCCGTATGGTACTGAAAATTTTAAGTCTGCTGACCCTCAAGCTGAGAATATAGAAAACGATGAATTGGTTAGCCATAGTTTTGATTATATGAAAGCGGGGCCTGAATCCCTTTCTCAGACTGCAGCGAATAACGAACAGTTAGG CCTTTTGTCTTCGGGAACTCAATCAAATACTCAACTTTTATCTAAAGAGGACAATATACCTAGATCAGCCCAAGAGGAAGATGAAGGTCTAACAAGCAAATGGGGTG GCTATGATGCAGGTCTTTTTACAG gAGCCGTTTCAAGAGTCATTACGCAGGATAATTTTATCATACCAAACACAATACCAG GTGGAGAAAATATCATTGCTTGCACAGAAGAAAATCAAATTCACACGCTTTGGACGCCAGTTTTACAGTGTTtagtttgtgtgtgtgttagAGAAGGATGGTATTTGAAAGCAGTGTGTGTCAGTTGTAACAAGTGTGACGAACCATTGCCACCAATGCCAGTTCCGCCACCGCAGCCATTTATACCAACACCTCCACCACGACCTGATTCTCAAg cgTCCTGCGCTCCATTACCTGAGAACGTCCCATTCCAAAATCCGTTGAATCCATGCCAAATATGCATATGCAAGAGAAGTTTCAACGTATTTGGTCAGCCCGATGTTCTGATACAGTGCGAAGAAAACCCTCAATGCA TACCTCCTCAACCTGATGTTATACCGATAC CCCCTCCACCTGTGCCGCCGCAACCCTTACCAT TGTCTCCCTGCGAAAGATACCCACTGGACACGTTGTTCCCGCATCCTTTAGAGGCATGTGTGATTTGCAAGTGCGTCTTGGAAGCAAAGCCCTTCTCCCCACCAGAGAAGGACTTAGTCTGCATGCCAGACCCTCAATGCA acatGCCAGACATAATACCGCTACCACCATTACCTAACCCTTCACCAGCACCGATGCCACAACCGCAGCCATTTATACCACCGGATATTGAACCAA TTCCATGGCCACCAATAGTTCCAAATAAACCGAAGCCACCGAGCCCTCTCCCTGGACCTCCGCCAC ATGAATCCTGCAGACCTTATCCACCAGATCAACCCTTCCAGCATCCATGGGACGAATGTCAAATATGTGTATGCAGCGAGATATACGGACCTAATGTCATCAATATTGAAGTGAACTGCTACACAAAACCATCTTGCT gtaTCGAACCTCCTATTACag atCCAAACGCCTTGCCATTCAATT cTGGTTCGCAAGTAATGACTTTAG atCCAATGTGCGAATACCAAAGCCTATCCGTAGACTTCACACATCCAAAAGATGTGTGTAAGATTTGCCATTGTGAGATGTTTACTAATATGATTGTCCCTATATGCAGACCGACAAAAGACCCAGGAT GTAACGTCGGGCCTG gTATACCAAACGCACATAGAGATATTATTTACCTTG AGCCAAGATGCCGCTATCGCGCTCCTCATGAAACTTTCGTCATAGACTGTCAAGTATGTTCTTGTCAGGCAGTCTTCCAATATGTCATCTCCAGATGCAATCCAATACCAAACTGTG GTGCTCCATATTATCCGTCGATTGGATCAGAAGGTAACGCTGATGCTTTTGCCCAGTCTATTGCGTTATCAAATTCAATGGGATCACAAGCCTATTCTGATGCATTAGCATCATCCCTTTCTCAAACAGGACCAGCCAATCCTCCTCAATTAATCAATCCCTCCCTGTCCTCCCTACCTTATCCTCCAGATAGTCTATCTACTGCGCAAGCCCAGGCCGCAGCAATGGCAAATACCCAATCTGGTGGATTATACGGTAACTACCATATGTATCCGGGTAGTAGCAGTCAATCTATTGCACAAGCTCAAGCCGAAGCATCAGCAAATACGCAATCCGATTGGGTATCACCTTTTGGTCAACTAACTGTTCTTCCCGGCACCAGCGGTGAATCTAACGCACAAGCTCAAGCCGAAGCGATAGCAAATGCACAAAATAGTGGACTTAACGGGCTGTATGATAATTTTCCTTACAACTTCGGAAGCAATAGTCAATCTAATGCGCAGGCTCAGGCATTAGCAAATGCACAAGCTAGTGGACTGTCTCCTTATGGTATAAGTCCTTATAGTTTTGGAGGTAATAATCAAGCTACAGCAGAAGCTCAAGCCGCAGCAAATGCGATTCAACTTTTAGGCTTATCTCCAGCCAGTAATATATTCCCTTACACAGCTTCGGGTCCAAGTCAATCAAGTGCTCAAGCTCAAGCTGAAGCAATAGCTAATTCCCAAGGTAGCCAATCTTTTACGCAAGCACAAGCTGAAGCTCTCGCCAATGCACAAACGAATAACTATGGGCAATATCCATCCCTTCCCTATTTACCTAGTAGCAACCAAGCTAATGCAGAAGCAAATGCATTCGCAGCATCTCAGTTGAACCCTAGTTTATATGGCTTCCCGGGTAGTGgcgcaaataatttatatcaaccTGCACTTCAAGGATGGGACAGCTCATCACAAGCCCTAGCTAATGCCCAAAGTGTAGCACAAGCTCAAAACAGTGCAA CTGCACAGAGTCTTGCACAAGAATCTATTCTCTCAGGGAGACCATTAATAAAATcag CAAATAACGAAGAAGATGATACGATTGCagcagaaaaataa
- the LOC126776473 gene encoding uncharacterized protein LOC126776473 isoform X3 has protein sequence MQGGFVGGICFLACLLSLGVKSQNVLSSQDQFDATNGAEQASQWDAQGELDARSSAYASPSVSPASALASAKAGDYGTKESPYNYPYVDPNSALAKALAGGVIPYGTENFKSADPQAENIENDELVSHSFDYMKAGPESLSQTAANNEQLGLLSSGTQSNTQLLSKEDNIPRSAQEEDEGLTSKWGGYDAGLFTGAVSRVITQDNFIIPNTIPGGENIIACTEENQIHTLWTPVLQCLVCVCVREGWYLKAVCVSCNKCDEPLPPMPVPPPQPFIPTPPPRPDSQASCAPLPENVPFQNPLNPCQICICKRSFNVFGQPDVLIQCEENPQCIPPQPDVIPIPPPPVPPQPLPLSPCERYPLDTLFPHPLEACVICKCVLEAKPFSPPEKDLVCMPDPQCNMPDIIPLPPLPNPSPAPMPQPQPFIPPDIEPIPWPPIVPNKPKPPSPLPGPPPHESCRPYPPDQPFQHPWDECQICVCSEIYGPNVINIEVNCYTKPSCYPNALPFNSGSQVMTLDPMCEYQSLSVDFTHPKDVCKICHCEMFTNMIVPICRPTKDPGCNVGPGIPNAHRDIIYLEPRCRYRAPHETFVIDCQVCSCQAVFQYVISRCNPIPNCGAPYYPSIGSEGNADAFAQSIALSNSMGSQAYSDALASSLSQTGPANPPQLINPSLSSLPYPPDSLSTAQAQAAAMANTQSGGLYGNYHMYPGSSSQSIAQAQAEASANTQSDWVSPFGQLTVLPGTSGESNAQAQAEAIANAQNSGLNGLYDNFPYNFGSNSQSNAQAQALANAQASGLSPYGISPYSFGGNNQATAEAQAAANAIQLLGLSPASNIFPYTASGPSQSSAQAQAEAIANSQGSQSFTQAQAEALANAQTNNYGQYPSLPYLPSSNQANAEANAFAASQLNPSLYGFPGSGANNLYQPALQGWDSSSQALANAQSVAQAQNSATAQSLAQESILSGRPLIKSGPGLCQYDGDKYHHNCQACYCFSDNTGGLYTLCLGNSCV, from the exons ATGCAGGGGGGCTTTGTTGGAGGTATATGCTTCCTTGCCTGTCTGTTATCTTTGGGTGTCAAAAGTCAAAATGTACTAAGTTCTCAAGATCAATTTG ATGCTACAAATGGAGCTGAACAAGCCAGTCAATGGGATGCCCAAGGGGAATTAGATGCAAGGAGCTCAGCTTATGCTAGTCCAAGTGTCTCTCCAGCAAGTGCTCTAGCTTCAGCAAAGGCAGGGGATTACGGCACCAAAGAATCTCCATATAATTACCCTTATGTAGATCCTAACTCTGCATTGGCGAAGGCTCTTGCAGGGGGAGTAATCCCGTATGGTACTGAAAATTTTAAGTCTGCTGACCCTCAAGCTGAGAATATAGAAAACGATGAATTGGTTAGCCATAGTTTTGATTATATGAAAGCGGGGCCTGAATCCCTTTCTCAGACTGCAGCGAATAACGAACAGTTAGG CCTTTTGTCTTCGGGAACTCAATCAAATACTCAACTTTTATCTAAAGAGGACAATATACCTAGATCAGCCCAAGAGGAAGATGAAGGTCTAACAAGCAAATGGGGTG GCTATGATGCAGGTCTTTTTACAG gAGCCGTTTCAAGAGTCATTACGCAGGATAATTTTATCATACCAAACACAATACCAG GTGGAGAAAATATCATTGCTTGCACAGAAGAAAATCAAATTCACACGCTTTGGACGCCAGTTTTACAGTGTTtagtttgtgtgtgtgttagAGAAGGATGGTATTTGAAAGCAGTGTGTGTCAGTTGTAACAAGTGTGACGAACCATTGCCACCAATGCCAGTTCCGCCACCGCAGCCATTTATACCAACACCTCCACCACGACCTGATTCTCAAg cgTCCTGCGCTCCATTACCTGAGAACGTCCCATTCCAAAATCCGTTGAATCCATGCCAAATATGCATATGCAAGAGAAGTTTCAACGTATTTGGTCAGCCCGATGTTCTGATACAGTGCGAAGAAAACCCTCAATGCA TACCTCCTCAACCTGATGTTATACCGATAC CCCCTCCACCTGTGCCGCCGCAACCCTTACCAT TGTCTCCCTGCGAAAGATACCCACTGGACACGTTGTTCCCGCATCCTTTAGAGGCATGTGTGATTTGCAAGTGCGTCTTGGAAGCAAAGCCCTTCTCCCCACCAGAGAAGGACTTAGTCTGCATGCCAGACCCTCAATGCA acatGCCAGACATAATACCGCTACCACCATTACCTAACCCTTCACCAGCACCGATGCCACAACCGCAGCCATTTATACCACCGGATATTGAACCAA TTCCATGGCCACCAATAGTTCCAAATAAACCGAAGCCACCGAGCCCTCTCCCTGGACCTCCGCCAC ATGAATCCTGCAGACCTTATCCACCAGATCAACCCTTCCAGCATCCATGGGACGAATGTCAAATATGTGTATGCAGCGAGATATACGGACCTAATGTCATCAATATTGAAGTGAACTGCTACACAAAACCATCTTGCT atCCAAACGCCTTGCCATTCAATT cTGGTTCGCAAGTAATGACTTTAG atCCAATGTGCGAATACCAAAGCCTATCCGTAGACTTCACACATCCAAAAGATGTGTGTAAGATTTGCCATTGTGAGATGTTTACTAATATGATTGTCCCTATATGCAGACCGACAAAAGACCCAGGAT GTAACGTCGGGCCTG gTATACCAAACGCACATAGAGATATTATTTACCTTG AGCCAAGATGCCGCTATCGCGCTCCTCATGAAACTTTCGTCATAGACTGTCAAGTATGTTCTTGTCAGGCAGTCTTCCAATATGTCATCTCCAGATGCAATCCAATACCAAACTGTG GTGCTCCATATTATCCGTCGATTGGATCAGAAGGTAACGCTGATGCTTTTGCCCAGTCTATTGCGTTATCAAATTCAATGGGATCACAAGCCTATTCTGATGCATTAGCATCATCCCTTTCTCAAACAGGACCAGCCAATCCTCCTCAATTAATCAATCCCTCCCTGTCCTCCCTACCTTATCCTCCAGATAGTCTATCTACTGCGCAAGCCCAGGCCGCAGCAATGGCAAATACCCAATCTGGTGGATTATACGGTAACTACCATATGTATCCGGGTAGTAGCAGTCAATCTATTGCACAAGCTCAAGCCGAAGCATCAGCAAATACGCAATCCGATTGGGTATCACCTTTTGGTCAACTAACTGTTCTTCCCGGCACCAGCGGTGAATCTAACGCACAAGCTCAAGCCGAAGCGATAGCAAATGCACAAAATAGTGGACTTAACGGGCTGTATGATAATTTTCCTTACAACTTCGGAAGCAATAGTCAATCTAATGCGCAGGCTCAGGCATTAGCAAATGCACAAGCTAGTGGACTGTCTCCTTATGGTATAAGTCCTTATAGTTTTGGAGGTAATAATCAAGCTACAGCAGAAGCTCAAGCCGCAGCAAATGCGATTCAACTTTTAGGCTTATCTCCAGCCAGTAATATATTCCCTTACACAGCTTCGGGTCCAAGTCAATCAAGTGCTCAAGCTCAAGCTGAAGCAATAGCTAATTCCCAAGGTAGCCAATCTTTTACGCAAGCACAAGCTGAAGCTCTCGCCAATGCACAAACGAATAACTATGGGCAATATCCATCCCTTCCCTATTTACCTAGTAGCAACCAAGCTAATGCAGAAGCAAATGCATTCGCAGCATCTCAGTTGAACCCTAGTTTATATGGCTTCCCGGGTAGTGgcgcaaataatttatatcaaccTGCACTTCAAGGATGGGACAGCTCATCACAAGCCCTAGCTAATGCCCAAAGTGTAGCACAAGCTCAAAACAGTGCAA CTGCACAGAGTCTTGCACAAGAATCTATTCTCTCAGGGAGACCATTAATAAAATcag gACCAGGCCTTTGCCAGTACGACGGCGACAAATATCACCACAACTGTCAAGCTTGCTACTGTTTCAGTGACAACACTGGGGGCCTTTACACTTTATGTTTGGGCAACTCTTGCGTGTAA
- the LOC126776473 gene encoding uncharacterized protein LOC126776473 isoform X1, which produces MQGGFVGGICFLACLLSLGVKSQNVLSSQDQFDATNGAEQASQWDAQGELDARSSAYASPSVSPASALASAKAGDYGTKESPYNYPYVDPNSALAKALAGGVIPYGTENFKSADPQAENIENDELVSHSFDYMKAGPESLSQTAANNEQLGLLSSGTQSNTQLLSKEDNIPRSAQEEDEGLTSKWGGYDAGLFTGAVSRVITQDNFIIPNTIPGGENIIACTEENQIHTLWTPVLQCLVCVCVREGWYLKAVCVSCNKCDEPLPPMPVPPPQPFIPTPPPRPDSQASCAPLPENVPFQNPLNPCQICICKRSFNVFGQPDVLIQCEENPQCIPPQPDVIPIPPPPVPPQPLPLSPCERYPLDTLFPHPLEACVICKCVLEAKPFSPPEKDLVCMPDPQCNMPDIIPLPPLPNPSPAPMPQPQPFIPPDIEPIPWPPIVPNKPKPPSPLPGPPPHESCRPYPPDQPFQHPWDECQICVCSEIYGPNVINIEVNCYTKPSCCIEPPITDPNALPFNSGSQVMTLDPMCEYQSLSVDFTHPKDVCKICHCEMFTNMIVPICRPTKDPGCNVGPGIPNAHRDIIYLEPRCRYRAPHETFVIDCQVCSCQAVFQYVISRCNPIPNCGAPYYPSIGSEGNADAFAQSIALSNSMGSQAYSDALASSLSQTGPANPPQLINPSLSSLPYPPDSLSTAQAQAAAMANTQSGGLYGNYHMYPGSSSQSIAQAQAEASANTQSDWVSPFGQLTVLPGTSGESNAQAQAEAIANAQNSGLNGLYDNFPYNFGSNSQSNAQAQALANAQASGLSPYGISPYSFGGNNQATAEAQAAANAIQLLGLSPASNIFPYTASGPSQSSAQAQAEAIANSQGSQSFTQAQAEALANAQTNNYGQYPSLPYLPSSNQANAEANAFAASQLNPSLYGFPGSGANNLYQPALQGWDSSSQALANAQSVAQAQNSATAQSLAQESILSGRPLIKSGPGLCQYDGDKYHHNCQACYCFSDNTGGLYTLCLGNSCV; this is translated from the exons ATGCAGGGGGGCTTTGTTGGAGGTATATGCTTCCTTGCCTGTCTGTTATCTTTGGGTGTCAAAAGTCAAAATGTACTAAGTTCTCAAGATCAATTTG ATGCTACAAATGGAGCTGAACAAGCCAGTCAATGGGATGCCCAAGGGGAATTAGATGCAAGGAGCTCAGCTTATGCTAGTCCAAGTGTCTCTCCAGCAAGTGCTCTAGCTTCAGCAAAGGCAGGGGATTACGGCACCAAAGAATCTCCATATAATTACCCTTATGTAGATCCTAACTCTGCATTGGCGAAGGCTCTTGCAGGGGGAGTAATCCCGTATGGTACTGAAAATTTTAAGTCTGCTGACCCTCAAGCTGAGAATATAGAAAACGATGAATTGGTTAGCCATAGTTTTGATTATATGAAAGCGGGGCCTGAATCCCTTTCTCAGACTGCAGCGAATAACGAACAGTTAGG CCTTTTGTCTTCGGGAACTCAATCAAATACTCAACTTTTATCTAAAGAGGACAATATACCTAGATCAGCCCAAGAGGAAGATGAAGGTCTAACAAGCAAATGGGGTG GCTATGATGCAGGTCTTTTTACAG gAGCCGTTTCAAGAGTCATTACGCAGGATAATTTTATCATACCAAACACAATACCAG GTGGAGAAAATATCATTGCTTGCACAGAAGAAAATCAAATTCACACGCTTTGGACGCCAGTTTTACAGTGTTtagtttgtgtgtgtgttagAGAAGGATGGTATTTGAAAGCAGTGTGTGTCAGTTGTAACAAGTGTGACGAACCATTGCCACCAATGCCAGTTCCGCCACCGCAGCCATTTATACCAACACCTCCACCACGACCTGATTCTCAAg cgTCCTGCGCTCCATTACCTGAGAACGTCCCATTCCAAAATCCGTTGAATCCATGCCAAATATGCATATGCAAGAGAAGTTTCAACGTATTTGGTCAGCCCGATGTTCTGATACAGTGCGAAGAAAACCCTCAATGCA TACCTCCTCAACCTGATGTTATACCGATAC CCCCTCCACCTGTGCCGCCGCAACCCTTACCAT TGTCTCCCTGCGAAAGATACCCACTGGACACGTTGTTCCCGCATCCTTTAGAGGCATGTGTGATTTGCAAGTGCGTCTTGGAAGCAAAGCCCTTCTCCCCACCAGAGAAGGACTTAGTCTGCATGCCAGACCCTCAATGCA acatGCCAGACATAATACCGCTACCACCATTACCTAACCCTTCACCAGCACCGATGCCACAACCGCAGCCATTTATACCACCGGATATTGAACCAA TTCCATGGCCACCAATAGTTCCAAATAAACCGAAGCCACCGAGCCCTCTCCCTGGACCTCCGCCAC ATGAATCCTGCAGACCTTATCCACCAGATCAACCCTTCCAGCATCCATGGGACGAATGTCAAATATGTGTATGCAGCGAGATATACGGACCTAATGTCATCAATATTGAAGTGAACTGCTACACAAAACCATCTTGCT gtaTCGAACCTCCTATTACag atCCAAACGCCTTGCCATTCAATT cTGGTTCGCAAGTAATGACTTTAG atCCAATGTGCGAATACCAAAGCCTATCCGTAGACTTCACACATCCAAAAGATGTGTGTAAGATTTGCCATTGTGAGATGTTTACTAATATGATTGTCCCTATATGCAGACCGACAAAAGACCCAGGAT GTAACGTCGGGCCTG gTATACCAAACGCACATAGAGATATTATTTACCTTG AGCCAAGATGCCGCTATCGCGCTCCTCATGAAACTTTCGTCATAGACTGTCAAGTATGTTCTTGTCAGGCAGTCTTCCAATATGTCATCTCCAGATGCAATCCAATACCAAACTGTG GTGCTCCATATTATCCGTCGATTGGATCAGAAGGTAACGCTGATGCTTTTGCCCAGTCTATTGCGTTATCAAATTCAATGGGATCACAAGCCTATTCTGATGCATTAGCATCATCCCTTTCTCAAACAGGACCAGCCAATCCTCCTCAATTAATCAATCCCTCCCTGTCCTCCCTACCTTATCCTCCAGATAGTCTATCTACTGCGCAAGCCCAGGCCGCAGCAATGGCAAATACCCAATCTGGTGGATTATACGGTAACTACCATATGTATCCGGGTAGTAGCAGTCAATCTATTGCACAAGCTCAAGCCGAAGCATCAGCAAATACGCAATCCGATTGGGTATCACCTTTTGGTCAACTAACTGTTCTTCCCGGCACCAGCGGTGAATCTAACGCACAAGCTCAAGCCGAAGCGATAGCAAATGCACAAAATAGTGGACTTAACGGGCTGTATGATAATTTTCCTTACAACTTCGGAAGCAATAGTCAATCTAATGCGCAGGCTCAGGCATTAGCAAATGCACAAGCTAGTGGACTGTCTCCTTATGGTATAAGTCCTTATAGTTTTGGAGGTAATAATCAAGCTACAGCAGAAGCTCAAGCCGCAGCAAATGCGATTCAACTTTTAGGCTTATCTCCAGCCAGTAATATATTCCCTTACACAGCTTCGGGTCCAAGTCAATCAAGTGCTCAAGCTCAAGCTGAAGCAATAGCTAATTCCCAAGGTAGCCAATCTTTTACGCAAGCACAAGCTGAAGCTCTCGCCAATGCACAAACGAATAACTATGGGCAATATCCATCCCTTCCCTATTTACCTAGTAGCAACCAAGCTAATGCAGAAGCAAATGCATTCGCAGCATCTCAGTTGAACCCTAGTTTATATGGCTTCCCGGGTAGTGgcgcaaataatttatatcaaccTGCACTTCAAGGATGGGACAGCTCATCACAAGCCCTAGCTAATGCCCAAAGTGTAGCACAAGCTCAAAACAGTGCAA CTGCACAGAGTCTTGCACAAGAATCTATTCTCTCAGGGAGACCATTAATAAAATcag gACCAGGCCTTTGCCAGTACGACGGCGACAAATATCACCACAACTGTCAAGCTTGCTACTGTTTCAGTGACAACACTGGGGGCCTTTACACTTTATGTTTGGGCAACTCTTGCGTGTAA